In Acanthopagrus latus isolate v.2019 chromosome 23, fAcaLat1.1, whole genome shotgun sequence, the genomic window CCGCGATTATAAACTTTGAAAAACTTTTTTGAAGCATGAATTAAATCGCTGGAAGTAAAACGCTGCTGCTAGGCTATAAACTGATATCATCACCACCACTGAGCATCTTACAACACAATTACTATACACATTTTCTGTACACTGATCAGTTAGAAGTTAGAGTTGGAATAGTTTGCAGCTGAAGTCAGCCCGTGAAGccggactagtgagtagatgagtctccgcCCCCAGCAACTTCTGTGGTCTCACTGATGTGAGCATCTAACGTTTTTCAGACATGTAAGCTcttaataattaatatttttaataaagTATTTCATGTTGTaggacaaaatgtgaaaatatcttcagcctgtggccttatttcaggcatttaaccaaaCACCAATTCACAAAACCTACTGACTTTGAGATGAtggaatttaattttaaaaaatgtcttcattaagAACCTTGCAGCCTGCTATTAGAGGacaatttaatattttatgcTTTTGCAGTGTTTCACAGTGTCACATGAATCTCttgctgaaatgtgtttgagatGTGGAAACAGAAGGGGACGGGATTTTAATTATTCTTTAACTTTTCTCTCAATTTGTCATCACTTACGTCTGAATCTCATCCAAGTATCTGTATGTGATTTTGAAATAGGAACAGTTTGTTTGGGCGGCGTAAATATCTGCAGACGCCTGTCCCCACAATGCATGAGTTACACTTCCTGCTTTGAATATTGACGGACATGTATAATAAATAGCTCTGACATAGATTTAGAAATATCCTGCCCTTGCAgtggatgttgtgttttttctcactcttaaaaaaaaaaaaaaaaagagactccAAAATGCTCACACCAGCCTGACATccagatagataaataaatgcaccTGTACCTGTGCGCACACGCTCACAATCAGCTGCAGTAGACAGACTCATCCATCTTTAtcactgcagaaaacacacttgTAAGACTTTGCAgtaaacgcacacacacaccatacacacacacacacaccctccctgtccttccatctttctctcttcattctcacatttttttttctctcctcgtcTGTTGCATAAGCTTCACATGAGAGATGGCTGTGGGCTGACAGCACATTCATCAGACAGACCCACTTTAGGTTACAGTACGGATGAGAAGTACGGTGACCTCAGCGTGTACGGAGCGGTGATTTAACGAAAGAGGCCAGTCGCAGGGCTGGCTCACCGAAGCAGGCACACTGATCCTTTTGTTCAGCTGCTGGTGGGTGACTTGATTGTTTATGCAGGGAAATGTCAGTTAGCAACGAGCCATATTTgccaaggttttttttgtgggtgCGCGTGAGAAGGTGTTAATTGGCTCGTCGTGAGCCGTGTTGACGATTGGTAGACTGTGAATGTGAGCAAGATGGTGATTGGCTTACTGTGCCTGTGGATGTAACCAGGGGGAGTTTGAAAGCTGACACAGACATGTTGCTTTAAGTCCAATCAAAGGTGATTACAGGCGAACAAAATGGTGACTATGTGCTAATGTTTGTTCTCATGTGCACTTTTTTTAGCTATCTTGACATTGACAGGGACAAAGTGTCGGCTGagtcacacgcacgcacgcacaaacacacacacacacacacacacacacacacacacacacacacacacacacacacacacacacacacacacaggtgaatcCCTCCCTGTGATTATCACCTGGATTGTTACAGTTGAGTCATAGCAGTGGAACAACAAATCCCCGCTTGTCACTGCATTGAGCAGTGTATCTGCACAAATTATATCAAACCAttttcacacacccacacactctggccacacagcagcacagcggTGGACCCAGCCGGTGCTGCTGTAAGAGCTCTGCAGGGTGTTGAGGATGAAGTCACCGATCATCTATTGACATTCATGTTCCTGTTGGAGAGCTCACAGATGGAGTGTGTGGGGCTGAGGCAAACACCCGGTCCATGCTCGGATCGTTCTAATTGCTGTGCAAACGTTGACGTTAAATGTGGCTTTTGTAACGTCAGTAAGCAAAAGAGAGATTCTGGCCAAGAAGGTTCGGTCATGTGAATATTCAGTTTAGCTGTTAGAAGGTGTTTTTACTGCTACAGGTTTcattcaaaactgaaaaaacctGAGTCACATTCTTTCTGGTCAGTCTATGTCTTTTGAATTGTCAACAATTATACAGAAAATGGGTGATGTCACTGTAtagctaagttgcattgtgggtaatgcaggctCCAGGTTGTGAAAAGGAGTCCACTGGTCtattaaataaacataatcaatacagcagaacgGGAGATATCACCTTTTATTCCACgcaaaacctggtgcctatcccacaatgcaactctgagtgacatcacaggtggCAGTTTATGAGaatacatgcagcttcctctggagccacaaagacTACTTTTTCACCTGTACAGTAGAActcccaagacctgtaaacagactttaatgtgCATAATCTGTGAAAGTTACCCTTGAAACCCCATTAACCATTGAACTGTGcatgttcagtgttcagagTAATAGGCTCCAATTTGCATTTGAACACTGTTCTTAGGATCAAATTAGACAGTTCTTTCcagaaaaagtcacaaaaaacccacaaactTAAAGACGCCTGTCTGTTGCTGCCtagtgtgctctgattggtcagttctcacaggcctgagcagacaGAATCTGATCACTTCTACCAGTGCTTTTGCAACCATGGCCACGTTGGGGATGTggctgtatagttgtgacatcataACATCACAGAGGTTGCACTGGCTGGTTTtaggcacagtttctgaatacaggctgtgtttttttcaggttcTCTGTATTTACATAGAACCTAGACTGACttaataatcaaaatcaaatcaaatcaaaccttTCTACAATATGGGGCCATATTTACCTGCCTATAGGTTCCTTGTTTcctgtagtttgtgtgtgtgttagtgaaaaaaagacaacatagGTCATCATCAGCTCTATTTCTGAATCCATAGAGATACTgtcctttatttctttaatcaaaaatattgatatcagCCAATACTTTTCTGCATACTTTCTCACAGCACGGTAATACATACTCAGTATACAGTCATTACATTCAataggaggagaaaaacaaaaccgaATTACGCAAGCCTATAATCACTCCAGTACGATCGAAAAAACCACAGTTTTGAAACACTGCCATGGAGAAAAAGGTAAAAGACTAGTCAAAAAAGGTCATCGTGTAGAAAATCACAATCAGAAAAATACCAACAAAGATGCCAGAAGCGTCGGTTCTACATTCATGAATATATCATTTTTATACTGTGCTGTATTTAATTATAGTTGTCATGATTGagtataaatacatatttgattTTCATACATTACAGGTCCTATGgcacaaatacttttttttttaaagcttctcTCTGTCTAACACAGACattatgtacacacacgcacgcacacacgcacacacacactgtagagcTACTCAGGTAGAGAGAGGGACGGAGAGGACGTGCGAGAGAGGAAATATAAtcttattgattgatttatgtGTGGTTATCTTTTTAATATCTGGCTGAAGAAAATACAGATCCtgggctttatttttttctcataagaTTTCTTGCCATCACCTCccccacctcacacacacacacacacacacacacacacacaccctcccacCTGCTCCTGAGTGAGTTCCTCACGTGGGAGACGAGGCGACACCTGCACGTGACACTCTTCCGAGCCCCCTGCTCATCCCCCTTTTCACTTTGGTTTCCCAGCATGCCCGATTCTTTCCCTGGAGGCCTCGGGAACGAGGCGCTGGCTCTCgcacaaatgtcacattaacaTAGCCGAAACTCGCTGGATGGGGTTAACACGTGGAATTAATGTCATGGCAACATTGATCCGGCATGAGCTCCTCAGGCTGAAgcccaaatatatatatatattttttttttcatgagctCAGTTTCTTAATGATCACACACTTATCATTAGGCTCTATTGATTATAGTTGAAGAACATATGTTATTTCCTTTACACTAAATGAAATGTTACGTCCTGCTGAGAGCGCGACTTTAATGGACTGGGAGTCAAGGAGTTCGCTGAGTGATTCCTGGTTATCGACCTTTCGGCCGTAGCTCCATCACATAACCATCCACCAGCTGCAACTCAAGGTCCCCGACTGCCTGGGTCAATTTTCTGATGAGAAACGGTGGCGCGGTATGCTCAGTATGCACACGGAGCAGAAAGTACTTCAAGGTAATCAGTTAACGAATACAAAAAGGGACTCTTGTGAAATTAACTCGGAGCGAGTGCGTTTGACATAAAGTGGAAGGAAAAGGGGGACGAGTGGGAAGAGAAGCGAGTGAAGGAGGCGAGGAGCGAGTGGCAGGCTGTGGTCGCTTGTTCGCTTCGCAGCTCTGAAGAAAATCAATTTGTGGAGGAACAAAGGAATTGGAATTAAAGCAGAGCGGAGGCTGGTCTGAGTGCACAAACGGAGGTGAATAAGAAATAGTTTGGCAATTGGAGAATTAGGGTTTAGTCCAGTTAAAGAAAATCTCTGATgggaaaataaattgaaaagACTACAACATAAACCAACAGTTAGAATCTGTGCCAACATGTGGCACTGgctttttaaactgtaaaaacttGGGTGCTTGAAGTGTAGTAGATCTATCTCCCTTTTTGATCCTGGTGAAGCTTTTTCCTAAACCACTGAAATGGatagggatgttttttttgtaccgTAAAAAGGAGCTGAGAATGTCAGCAGGCATCTCGTGTGAtgtgggtgcacaagctcaaccGTGTGTCGAGGGCGTaattaacatcttttcaaatcaatttcgGATCTTGAGAGATTCGGGACACTTGGATTGCACCAGAAGAGCTGTATGAAACCATGCTATGTTttttgaggtgtgtgttttttatatttgagaacaagtccccatctactttgGTTGATCAGGAGAGtacagttttgctgtgaagctccggaaaCGTTTTGTGGTCTACGAAACTTTACATTGGCATGGGGGTGAGACGATATTGACAACTAGttcttttttttgggtgaacttgtcctttaacaaGTAGGACACAGGTACACGTTACCAATATCAAAACTGTATCCAAATAGCTCAACAGGTTTTTCAGTATTGACATTGGTCTCCCCTGCTGCCACAGTGTGAAGATAATCAATCACTTCCTGAAATAATCAGTATCAAGCAAATTCAATGTAGGTCAGCATAAGGTTAAAACAACACTTGTATGTTGCAACATTCTTATTGACCCCAAATTAGCCAGAAAACTAAGATAAACACATGCCAAAAGATGCCAAAGGAGTTGGTCGGTGAAAGGACACGAAAATTACCGCAAAAAACCCATGTACTGCTTTCCAGCTGCAGGCGGTAGTTTTTACTGTAATACTTGCTATAGTGAGAGAAAGAGCGAACACACCCTGAAGTGTCTCGAGCGCTTGAGTGTCGAACAAGAGTTTGGAGGGCACGACTTTATCAGCTGTGACGGACATGCCTCACATTCATCAGATTTAAAGTCGTATCCATTACAAAGGAGCCCCGGTGTGTCTGATCACTCCGGGCAGGTATTAGCAGAATTCTGCCCTTTGGCTCAGCTCCATTCTCACTAGATAGATGAACACTGATAATGCCCCAAGGTGTCTGCAGAATGGATGTGCATTGATCTCAAtgtgctcactgtgtgtgtgtgtgtgtgtgtgctatgtgtgggtgtgtgtgttcacatttaTGGTTTGTTACCGGGCAGGACTCGGGCAGCACCGAGACAGAGCTGATGTACGTGACTGTGTGCTGGTGTAAAATGTTACTGAGCGGCCATCAGCCAGCGGCAGAATGAGCAGAGCTGAAATGTGTCACCGTGGCCCTCAGGCCAGATTCACTGCTGCATTATGGGACAGAAAACCTTGGACGAGGGAAAACAAACTGATGGGAAGAAGggcacatttttctgtcatctctgtctctctctctctctttctgtctttttctcattctctcagAAAGATAAAGGGTTAAAGAGATGTTACATTCATTATATTCATCCAGATAATGGCTAACAGTAAGTCATCAAAGATCATCAATAGTTAATAGAGGACTATCTACTAATAGCAGAAATTTCCTCTACCTAATAATAGAGATATGATTACTAGATTAGTGATAACTTGGCGTTGAGGTTcccaaagtcatttttttgtcttgtattttTGCGAAGCTACAATAACAGTCAAGTCTACCATTAATAAATATTCAACCAACGATAAGCAGAGTGTCTACTCGTCCTACGACAATCTGTGTCGCGCTGCGAGGATGAGCTCACGTACGAGGAAAAAGTCTTGAAggggctgttttgttttatacaaGCCCAAAATGAACATGCCTGCTGGACTCCTCTGCATATTAAATTGGAAACGACAGCGCTGTTTTACATTGCTTAAGAGACAGACTGCGGGCAGTGGACGCACCGTCGGTGGCTCTGCCTGAGTGAATTGCCCCTCCAGGTGAGATGTTTAGTGCCCAGACTCTTCCTGGAAATGACTCCCAGTGGACCAAAGGATGCAGCTGTTCAGCCGGCGGCGAAGAGAAAAACCAATGTCACCACGTGTTTGACGCCTCACCCAGGATTCATCTAGTTGTCCATTTATGCTTCAGTTACAAACTGCGGCTCATAAAAGTCAGTGATGGATGGTTTCCACATCCCCCTCATCGGCCTGTGAGCGTGGAGTCTCTCACTCGAGCGTCAGTCCAGTCATTTAcactaggtttttttttttgcatggagGAAACAATCAACATCTATTTGATGCTTATGTGAATACTGTGAATACCCGCTGTTTGCTTTTCCACTTTGTTATCGCTCAAAGCTAGCTAAACCTTCACCTCCGGGCTCTCCGGGCGTGTTGACATTTTCAAGCCTCAAAGAGTCTCGTGTGGGAAAAGCTGGTCACCCAGGAGACGGAGCCCAAATATGTCCCCAAACGATTGACTGCTGGTGGCGGAGGACTCATGAGGAAATACAGATGGGCTTCCCGTTTTTGTCGTACTGGTACACCAGCATCTTGATGCAGTGGGAGTTGGCTGGTGAGATCCAGGGGCTGCTCGTGATGGAAAAGTTGTGGCTGGCGTAGAACGGCGGCGGCTGCTTCCTGCAGTGGACCAGGGCTCGCAGCACGTTGGCTGCCATGCCCCGGAAACGCTTGCTGATGAAGCAGTAGAGGAAGAAGTTGACGCCGGTGTTGAGCAACGCTAGCATGTTCGCCAGATCGGTGAGCATGTGGAGGAGTCGGCCGGCGCCTCGCGAGGCGGGGGGAGGGGAGTAGAAGTGGTAGAGGATCATGAGGGTGCGTGGCGCCCACAGAACGGCAAAAATGGAGGTGATGGCGAGGAGGATGGCGGTGGTCTTGCCGGTGGAGTAGCCACGCAGACGGAAGCAGCTGCGGCGCCTGCGCAGCTTGCGGACGATGACGGCATTCAGGGAGAAGAAGACAGTGCAGGGGAGGAGATAGACAGTGGCACAGTGAGCCCACACCAGGACATGCTGGGCCACGGTTCTCCTgttgccctctcctcctccacctcctccttctcctccaccaccactggCCACCCCATGCAGGCTGTGCCACAGCTCCGGCCACCAATAATacggagctgcagagagcaAGCACCCGATATACACGGCAAATATCACCCTCCGTGTGCGGGCCGGGTAGGACACCGTGTGGTAGCGCAGCGGGTGGCAAACAGCGATGTAGCGGTCGATGGTGAGCGGCACGGTGATCCAGATGGAGGTGTGGATGGAGGAGAACTCCAGAACCTGCACCGCATTGTTGAGCGACGGAGGCAGCGGCGCGGCCAAAATGAAATCCTCCAGTATGAAGTCGACGAAGACGATGAGGAGCAGGACGAGGATGTCGGCGGCGGCCAGAGCCAGGAGATAGTTGTAGGAGGACTTCTGACGACGCAGCACCAGCTGGGACAGGATGACCACCGTCAGGATGTTAgctgggaggaggaaggaggggagggaagttGATTGAAAGCAGATAGAGGGAGGAAATAGGGAAATGATTGGAAGGGGAAAAGTATGATGAGATTGGAAAAGGTTAGGGCaggggaggaaacagagaaattGAGTGTTAGTGGGCAGACAATTGAAAAGGAGCGACACAGGATAGAGATGCAGCGTACTGTAGCGGCAGCTAACACACACGTGCAtctgcaggaacacaaacacacaatacaatATACAAACACGAGGATTAGgttataaaaaaacatatttgggAAATGTTCAGCGCCATCACACAGATTGAGGAGCATGCCACGTGAAGCCTCTGCCACATTTCCTTTCGGTTTCGGctgcaacatgaaaaaaaaaaatcaaatctgttaTCGTCCCCAGTCAGTGTTTACTATTTTCACCCAGCTCTCCCACTTTGTAATCCTTCCTCTGTTTAATGCCCCCCCATCTACACCTGCTGTGTAATTCTGTCGGCACCTGCCTCTGACTTTGGCCAAATTGTTATCTCTAATAAAGAGCAAAGCCTCAACAAAAACAGGGCAAAGTGTGGCACCACAGCCTTGGCAGTCTGCAGAGCTCACTACTGCCTGCCGCTGGCAATTTAGATCCTGAAACAAAGCACAAGGACACCCCCAtctctccctgcctgcctctccTTTTCAATCTGAACTCCGGCGTACACCTTCATGATCTCTCGCCCGTGTTGCTGAATGAAATCCTTCCATAGCTCcctctgtttattttgtccCGCTCGCCTTCTCTCACAGAACAGTTAAACAGCCCAGCGGGTGGACCATTACTCCCTCGCTCTTCTAGCCTAAAAAGAACATTGACAAAAAGGTCTGCAGGTGATTTATCCCACTGCTGCTTTCACTGAAGCTCGGCCTTTGTGCGCCTGCATTGGGGGGCACAGACTTCTGTTCTCACGTGGAACTGCAGCTCAGCAATTGAACTGAACACGCTCATTACACATCCCATTTCTTTGTTGTCCTACTCTGTTCCCTGTTCCTCCTCCCGTCTCCACATGTGCATAATATTCCCAGGTTATTCCTAGCATCTCCGACAGTTGAGTTTACGGATTGTGTTCTGGCCTTTCCCAAAGCAAGAGTGGGAAGTAAACAAGATACTGGTTTTGAGAACACTGTAGTCTTACTGGGAAGCAAGACAGTTACCTATAAGTGTTTCTATGACAGGGCAGCCCAATAAAACACTACACAGGCAATCTGTGTCTTGTTAGTCAGTCAGTACCCTTGTATGTAAGGCTACATGTCCACAGTATCCGTCATTTCCACGCTTCCCATTCATCGTCTATGTAGGAAGCCGTGCTATGTATTCCGGCCGCAAAGTGTCGGGTCAAGGTCCAGATTGGTCCCCACTAACTTTTGGGGTGGATCGAGGAATTTCTTCTCACTTTGTTTCAATATTCTCATTAATTCTCAGGAGATAAagcatggatcttgatggaaaTCAGTTATATTTAGATGGCTTGGTGGAGTTATGCTCTCTACTGAGTGCCGTTCCAGTTTGTATTTAATTGCGTTTGCAtgattttgctttttaaaattggttttatttatataaactcatattaacattttgtgttgtgcaTTTTGCCTTCTCGTTTAAACTTTTCTGTGCTTTCTTCTGTCCGTCTTGACTGTTCATATTATGTGTGACACAAGCAAGATCCATAGAGGTGGGGGAGGTTTGCTCTTCATGTATTTTTAAGAGGCAAGAGGGATAAAATAGTAATTTATTGGAACCTGCTGGTGCAGCATGAAGCCATGTCCAATCTGCTTCCTCAAACGAAGATGTCTCTGACATTGATTTGCATCACCGAGACATCAATGCACTTAGCAGCCATCACTGTCCATacagtgtgtgtacgtgtgtgtgtgtgtgtgtgtgtgtgcgcgttcTGTGGTCCTGTCCCCCCCTCTGCAGTAATAGACCTGGGATTGGATTAAATATGGCAGCTTGGAGTCTGGTACATCACACTTCACAGCCTCAGCCACTATCAGCTGATTACAAATTACAAAGCCGGCTCCAGATAATGACTAAAGATGTCCTTGCCAGACTGGAGGATGTGCagcagaagacacacacacacacacgctaacacatgtctgcacatgcacacgcagaTCATTAGGGATGCGCCAATTCATTAACATACAATCTATCAATAACCACAAATGAGACGTCAAAGCAGTTTACGAGGCTTGACAACTTGTGTACTTGTTGGGCGGCTAGATTACACTACACCCCCCACCGTCACAATCACCTCCGCCTGCAATCCACACTAACTAAGCCTGACTTATTGATTCTTTGGTTTCAGCTACTGGTCATCTACCTTGTGTCTCTCGGAGGTCCGCCACAATGGCAAGTGAATCCTGAATACGAAAGATTTTATGTTAACCTTGGACCCAAGGACAGGGACAATAACGAGAAGCCTTATGCTGTTTTTGACTGACCCTGTCAAAGGTGCCGCCAAAATAAGAGATGCATTAAATGTATATAGAGAAAATGTTCATGGTTACTATTAAAAGGTCCTTAACTTTAAGGTTGTACCAGCATGTTTAAAGATGCAATGTAGCTACATTTTTTCCAGTCCCATTGGTTTGTTGATGTATGACCGTACCATGAATGTCTTTTGGATTTTGAACAGTCTGACAAAACAATATAGTAGAAAACATCATCCTGGGTTTTTAGAAACTGCAATAGCTTTATTTCACAATTGTTTCAGGGAAAACCTATTAATCAGCACAGTTACTGGCAGACCAATCAACGATAAAGTCATTGTCGGTTTCTGCCTCTCTACTTCTTCTGCCTACACGTGTACGTTTACATCCATAAACCTCCTCTAGGggtcataaaataaaatgctctaAAAGTCTGCCGCTCATCTGCCAAGATACATAATCCTGATATTACTTTATTGTTCCTTGTTTTGAACGTTTCTCAAACAGTGTCTTTTATCCTTGGTATGATCATGCTGATACCGAGAACACATCATTTCTCATACAGCTGCTTTTACTGAACAAAAGAGGAGGGATTGCATcggcgtttttcttttttgtttttttttttgctgccgAGCTCAGACCTGCTCAAATCATCCTGTTGGAGATCAATTACAAATCCCGCACAATTCAATCCATCGCCTCACTTTCTCTATTGTAACCCACTTTCTATTTTCCACACGGAGCTAAGCAGAGAGGAGCGGCATGAGATGGAAACAGTGAATTGTTGACTGTCACTAGCTGGGTATTACTCTGTTTGGGCTCCCCGGTGAGACGAGGCcctccacagacagacaaaagggATCCGTGGCGAGCTTGACATTTCCATTTAGCTCAAGCCAGCTCGCGATGGGCTGCCCATTCATTTCAATTGACTCCTGCTCTTTGCGTTGTCTCCGGGGCCGGGGAtttggagggagggagggagggagtttGCTGGAAGCCGGATGGATCTGCTCTGCATTCTGCGGGTACGGGGTGGCACATGCGGGGCTGAGGTCTCAGCGGGGACGG contains:
- the gpr139 gene encoding probable G-protein coupled receptor 139 translates to MEHSHIFPVFSPNGSTWSSGEHPSEVAQGCPLGPLPVIYYSVLLCLGLPANILTVVILSQLVLRRQKSSYNYLLALAAADILVLLLIVFVDFILEDFILAAPLPPSLNNAVQVLEFSSIHTSIWITVPLTIDRYIAVCHPLRYHTVSYPARTRRVIFAVYIGCLLSAAPYYWWPELWHSLHGVASGGGGEGGGGGGEGNRRTVAQHVLVWAHCATVYLLPCTVFFSLNAVIVRKLRRRRSCFRLRGYSTGKTTAILLAITSIFAVLWAPRTLMILYHFYSPPPASRGAGRLLHMLTDLANMLALLNTGVNFFLYCFISKRFRGMAANVLRALVHCRKQPPPFYASHNFSITSSPWISPANSHCIKMLVYQYDKNGKPICISS